A window of the Artemia franciscana chromosome 21, ASM3288406v1, whole genome shotgun sequence genome harbors these coding sequences:
- the LOC136041100 gene encoding uncharacterized protein LOC136041100: MSVHKPHVVVITESLPKNCAHPEAYFQQVEGYTLLVNTNYKRGIFVYVHSLLKYTEVNDLLVLSISECLVVDVKFPRSTNSIRIVVVYRSPSVNELSPNNNANLLQYLHNVSTVSSRVLLPTRFRDDSNPSVLDLVITKSPDDVNNIEILPPLGKSDHTVLKLSLKFSGDDSTPQKQTLKYNYTKGDYDSVRNFILSLCITEQLRENKYNVNEVFELIHEALVVGQNKFIPTIVYSQFYKNRQTLPREILQAISEKNYRWRQYIKIRSTESWIRYKRARNRATRLLRSNCEALESSIIASARSSPKRLWKYIRKNKTSQSPSSTSFTDHEIQTNIDDDNEKAEHFNKLFLSVFTRPHSETPIDPNFSTNFTIDFDDSDFDDQQVFEVLKHLDTNKSPDIHEFSNYMIRELATVLTEPLTYLYTLCLASGTCPMAWKKAIIKPL; encoded by the exons ATGTCAGTGCATAAGCctcatgttgttgttattaCTGAATCTTTGCCTAAGAATTGTGCACATCCAGAAGCATATTTTCAGCAGGTTGAAGGTTATACTTTATTAGTGAATACTAACTATAAACGTggaatttttgtttatgttcattCGTTGCTTAAGTACACAGAAGTAAATGATCTTTTAGTACTGAGTATTAGTGAATGTTTAGTGGTTGATGTAAAATTTCCTAGGTCTACAAATAGTATTAGAATTGTTGTAGTGTATAGAAGTCCTAGTGTTAATGAGCTATCTCCaaataataatgcaaatttATTACAGTATCTTCACAATGTTTCAACAGTTAGTTCAAGGGTATTACTG CCTACACGATTTCGGGATGATTCGAATCCTTCTGTCCTTGACTTGGTAATAACAAAATCTCCTGACGATGTTAATAATATTGAAATTCTACCTCCATTAGGAAAAAGTGATCATACCGTTCTTAAACTgtcattaaaattttcaggtgaTGATTCTACTCCACAAAAACAGACCCTTAAATATAATTACACTAAAGGTGATTATGATTCTGtccgaaatttcattttatcacTATGTATCACAGAACAGTTGagggaaaataaatacaatgttAATGAGGTATTTGAGCTGATTCATGAGGCTTTGGTAGTGGGTCAAAACAAGTTTATTCCGACTATAGTTTATAGTCAGTTCTATAAAAATAGGCAAACTCTTCCTCGAGAAATTCTACAAGCTATTAGCGAAAAAAATTATCGGTGGCGTcagtatattaaaataagaagcaCTGAGTCATGGATAAGGTATAAAAGAGCAAGAAATAGAGCAACTAGGCTTCTTCGGTCAAATTGTGAGGCACTTGAGTCTTCTATCATTGCATCAGCTCGAAGTAGCCCAAAAAGGCTttggaaatatataagaaaaaacaagacttcACAGTCCCCATCCTCAACTTCATTTACTGACCATGAAATACAGACAAATATAGACGATGATAATGAAAAAGCTGaacattttaataaacttttcttATCTGTTTTTACACGACCTCACAGTGAAACTCCTATTGATCCTAATTTTTCTACCAATTTCACAATAGATTTTGATGATTCTGACTTTGATGATCAACAAGTTTTTGAGGTCTTGAAGcatcttgacacaaataaatCACCAGACATTCATGAATTTTCAAACTATATGATCCGAGAGCTTGCAACAGTACTCACTGAACCACTGACATATTTGTATACTCTGTGTCTGGCGTCTGGTACTTGCCCTATGGCAtggaaaaaagcaataattaaaCCCCTGTAG